In Aquimarina sp. TRL1, a single window of DNA contains:
- a CDS encoding leucine-rich repeat domain-containing protein, giving the protein MLDLSYRQLDKLPSSIGSFRNLQYLFLEGNQLSSLPASIKQLTRLKELNLSDNQLKKIPEELSTMNALKKLNLNNNLLTSFPLAICGLKNLEKLFIRKNKLAQLPTAISNLKELKILHLEGNRISSLPHTIGDLPSLKELHLEWNHIQYLPNTIGSLEKLSYLSAYNNKLKTLPPSIGNMQQLKHLILHNNALHSIPESIRLLSNLVSLELQQNKITKLPDSLHGLMRLEKLNIYKNQLTELPNTFGSLPNLKEFFLHLNHIEKLPPSIGNLTALEKLIANDNSLITIPESIQGLIHLKELNLRNNSIQALPQTIGNLTALQTLYLNNNNLQTLPASIQRLNNLKELHLIRNNLQNFPDTASGLQKLTLLFLQENKLTVLPESLGNIQALTQLFLNKNQLKKLPQSIGSLKNLTHLYATYNQLVSLPESIGTMIRLQRLIIHHNQLTSLPASIGDIANVHILLVYNNQLSDIPDSIGKLKKLRILNLNRNQLTSLPDTIGALQSLEALYLSKNKLTSIPDTIGSLTSIKTLYLFHNYLEALPSSIQHLTALTQLFAAKNPFSQAAKERIIRWLPHCQIHFFNAKF; this is encoded by the coding sequence ATCCTTGATTTGTCATACCGGCAACTGGATAAACTTCCATCGTCAATTGGCAGCTTCCGCAATCTTCAATATCTATTCCTGGAAGGAAATCAACTTTCTTCATTACCCGCTTCCATAAAGCAGCTAACCAGACTAAAAGAGCTCAATCTAAGTGATAATCAACTTAAAAAAATCCCTGAAGAGCTCAGCACAATGAATGCCCTGAAAAAATTAAACCTAAATAATAATCTTCTCACCTCATTTCCACTAGCTATCTGTGGGCTCAAAAATCTGGAAAAACTATTTATCAGAAAAAACAAATTAGCACAACTCCCCACTGCTATCAGCAACTTAAAAGAACTAAAAATCTTACATCTTGAAGGCAACCGCATTTCTTCATTACCTCATACGATTGGCGACTTACCTTCCTTAAAAGAATTACACTTAGAATGGAATCACATCCAATACCTGCCGAACACTATTGGATCGCTAGAAAAACTGTCTTACCTGAGTGCTTACAATAACAAACTCAAAACACTCCCTCCTTCTATTGGAAATATGCAGCAACTAAAACACTTAATCCTGCACAATAATGCACTTCACTCTATCCCTGAAAGTATTCGGTTACTATCCAATTTAGTATCACTAGAACTACAACAAAACAAAATAACAAAGCTCCCGGATTCCTTACATGGGTTAATGCGACTAGAAAAACTAAATATTTATAAAAATCAGCTAACTGAACTTCCGAATACTTTTGGAAGCCTCCCCAACCTCAAAGAATTCTTTCTTCACCTTAATCATATCGAAAAACTCCCTCCTTCTATTGGAAATTTGACCGCTCTGGAAAAACTCATAGCCAATGACAATTCTCTGATTACCATTCCAGAATCCATCCAGGGGCTTATACACTTAAAAGAACTAAACCTAAGAAACAATTCAATTCAAGCACTCCCTCAGACTATAGGAAACCTAACCGCTTTGCAAACATTATACCTAAACAACAACAACTTACAAACACTCCCTGCTTCTATACAAAGGCTAAACAATTTAAAAGAATTACACCTGATCAGAAACAATCTTCAAAATTTTCCGGATACAGCTTCCGGCTTACAGAAACTGACTCTTTTATTTCTTCAAGAAAACAAACTAACTGTCCTGCCGGAATCTCTGGGAAATATACAAGCATTAACACAGCTTTTTTTAAATAAGAACCAACTTAAAAAGCTCCCTCAGTCTATAGGATCGCTAAAAAACCTAACCCATCTATACGCAACCTATAACCAACTTGTCAGCCTTCCTGAATCCATCGGTACTATGATACGCCTACAGCGGCTTATCATCCATCATAACCAACTCACTTCTTTGCCTGCATCCATAGGTGATATTGCTAACGTTCACATATTATTGGTCTACAACAATCAATTATCCGACATCCCGGATTCTATTGGAAAATTAAAAAAACTCCGGATTTTAAACCTCAACAGAAATCAACTAACCTCTTTACCAGATACCATTGGAGCACTTCAATCGCTGGAAGCATTGTACCTCTCTAAAAACAAACTAACCTCTATCCCGGATACTATTGGCTCATTAACATCGATAAAAACATTATATCTCTTTCACAATTATCTAGAAGCTCTTCCCTCTTCTATTCAACATCTAACTGCTCTTACACAGCTTTTTGCTGCTAAAAATCCTTTTTCACAAGCTGCAAAAGAAAGAATAATACGGTGGCTACCTCATTGTCAGATTCATTTCTTTAATGCTAAATTCTAG
- a CDS encoding flavin reductase family protein: MITIDPSQVTTGKLHGMMLGAIGPRPIAFASTIDGDGNPNLSPFSFFNVFSANPPILIFSPARRVRDNTIKHTLENAQETKEVVINIVNYDIVQQMSLSSTEYPKGVNEFEKSGLTMVSSAKVAPFRVGESPVQFECKVNEIMPMGNEGGAGNLIICEVVLMHVKEEVLDEAGKIDQHKIDQVARMGGNWYSRANMGMFEVPKPLTTMGIGIDALPETIKHSTVFTGNDLGKLGNVEKIPLPEEAIAFVDNSTEIKTKLDQDNVEEIHKFAKQYLEKDDIHTAWNILAAK; encoded by the coding sequence ATGATAACAATAGATCCTTCTCAGGTAACGACAGGGAAATTACACGGTATGATGTTAGGAGCCATAGGTCCCAGACCTATTGCTTTTGCGAGTACAATAGATGGAGATGGGAATCCGAATCTTTCTCCTTTTAGTTTTTTTAATGTTTTTAGCGCGAACCCTCCTATTCTGATATTTTCACCAGCAAGAAGAGTTAGAGATAATACGATTAAACATACGTTGGAAAATGCTCAGGAGACCAAAGAAGTTGTTATTAATATCGTTAATTATGATATTGTACAGCAAATGTCTCTATCCAGTACTGAATACCCAAAGGGAGTGAATGAGTTTGAAAAATCTGGATTGACAATGGTCTCTTCGGCGAAAGTAGCCCCTTTTAGAGTAGGGGAGTCCCCTGTTCAGTTTGAGTGCAAAGTAAATGAGATAATGCCGATGGGGAATGAAGGAGGAGCAGGAAACTTAATTATATGTGAAGTAGTTCTTATGCATGTAAAAGAAGAGGTGTTGGATGAAGCGGGTAAAATAGATCAACATAAAATTGATCAGGTTGCTCGTATGGGGGGAAATTGGTATTCCAGAGCTAATATGGGAATGTTTGAAGTGCCGAAGCCATTAACCACTATGGGGATTGGAATTGATGCACTCCCGGAAACAATAAAACACAGCACAGTATTTACAGGGAATGATCTCGGTAAATTAGGAAATGTAGAGAAAATCCCGTTACCAGAGGAAGCAATAGCCTTTGTTGATAATAGTACGGAGATTAAGACAAAATTAGATCAGGATAACGTTGAAGAAATTCATAAATTTGCCAAGCAGTATCTAGAAAAAGATGATATTCATACTGCATGGAATATTTTAGCAGCAAAATAA
- the aat gene encoding leucyl/phenylalanyl-tRNA--protein transferase gives MYILNDSIVFPPVSHANPDGLLALGGDLSVERLIAAYQQGIFPWFNDDQPIMWFCPDPRMVLYPEEIKVSKSMRKLFRQEAFEVTYNTCFDQVIEQCASIERVDQDGTWITKEMKRSYKKLHQMGIAVSVEVWKENNLVGGLYGVWLREKKVFCGESMFSHVSNASKYGFISWVKELMRYETKIIDCQMYTEHLASLGGREIPREQFLAYLRE, from the coding sequence TTGTATATTCTTAATGATTCCATAGTGTTTCCTCCGGTTTCTCATGCAAATCCGGATGGGTTGTTAGCATTGGGAGGAGATTTATCTGTAGAACGATTAATAGCTGCTTATCAACAAGGAATTTTTCCATGGTTTAATGATGATCAACCTATTATGTGGTTCTGTCCGGATCCCAGAATGGTTCTTTATCCAGAAGAGATTAAAGTGAGTAAAAGTATGCGCAAATTATTCAGGCAAGAAGCATTTGAGGTGACTTACAATACTTGTTTTGATCAAGTAATAGAACAATGTGCTTCTATAGAACGGGTGGATCAGGATGGAACATGGATAACAAAAGAAATGAAGAGATCGTATAAAAAACTTCATCAAATGGGAATTGCAGTATCTGTAGAAGTTTGGAAGGAAAACAATTTAGTTGGTGGGTTATATGGTGTTTGGCTTAGAGAGAAGAAAGTTTTTTGCGGAGAAAGTATGTTTTCTCATGTTAGTAATGCTTCTAAATACGGTTTTATCAGTTGGGTGAAGGAATTAATGCGCTATGAAACCAAGATAATAGATTGTCAGATGTATACGGAACATTTAGCAAGTTTAGGAGGAAGGGAAATCCCAAGAGAACAGTTTTTGGCATACCTGAGGGAATAA
- a CDS encoding DUF3127 domain-containing protein codes for MEVQGKVKMIGSTQTFGNNGFRKREIVVTTDEQYPQHIMVEFVQDKCDLLNNFGVGQDVKISINLRGREWVNPQGETKYFNSIQGWRIEALQAAGAGMQAPPPTPPADAFEPASDVSNDEHDDLPF; via the coding sequence ATGGAAGTACAAGGTAAAGTAAAGATGATAGGTTCTACACAAACCTTTGGAAACAATGGTTTTAGAAAGCGTGAAATTGTTGTAACTACAGATGAGCAATATCCACAGCATATAATGGTAGAATTTGTGCAGGATAAATGTGACTTGTTAAACAATTTTGGCGTAGGACAAGATGTGAAAATTAGTATCAACCTTCGAGGTCGTGAGTGGGTAAACCCTCAGGGAGAAACCAAATATTTTAATTCGATCCAGGGGTGGAGAATTGAAGCGCTGCAAGCTGCTGGAGCTGGGATGCAAGCACCTCCTCCAACGCCTCCGGCAGATGCTTTTGAACCAGCATCAGATGTGTCGAATGATGAACACGATGATTTACCTTTTTAA
- a CDS encoding HAMP domain-containing sensor histidine kinase, with product MNFSDERNFASYFIIVAVLVITGLVLWNTSLFFQKLKDDERIKMQVWAQAQKAFNSDLMDDYLDLTIIINKSNTTIPIIITDENDNIDPTLCANLPDGVNEDSEKLKEYLEELKSENDPMTIDLKESVQYIYYGDSAVLNKLKYYPIAIALIIFLLIGVIYFFFSTSKVSEQNKLWAGMAKETAHQIGTPLSSLVGWGEILKSENVNPEYLVEMEKDIARLKEITERFSKIGSIPNLEKLDIVHETKETYLYLQARSSKLINFSINLPDYPIEVYLNRQLYSWTIENLVKNAIDAMRGKGNLHISLTEDTKRVYIKVKDSGKGIPKSKFSKIFEPGYTSKSRGWGLGLSLAKRIIESYHSGRIKVYKSEIGKGTSFQITLRKSDPLA from the coding sequence ATGAATTTTTCTGACGAGCGTAATTTTGCGAGCTATTTTATCATTGTAGCTGTTTTGGTGATTACCGGGCTTGTCTTATGGAACACTTCTCTCTTTTTTCAAAAACTAAAAGATGACGAGCGTATAAAAATGCAGGTATGGGCACAGGCACAAAAAGCTTTTAACAGTGACCTAATGGATGATTACTTAGATCTGACAATTATTATCAATAAGTCCAATACTACAATCCCAATCATTATCACTGATGAAAATGATAACATTGACCCTACTTTATGCGCCAATCTTCCTGATGGAGTCAACGAGGATTCGGAAAAGTTAAAAGAGTATCTCGAAGAGCTAAAGTCAGAAAATGATCCTATGACTATCGACCTAAAAGAAAGTGTTCAATATATTTATTACGGAGATTCTGCTGTGTTAAACAAATTAAAATACTATCCGATTGCGATCGCCCTGATTATTTTCTTGCTTATCGGTGTTATTTACTTTTTCTTTTCTACCTCTAAAGTCAGTGAACAAAACAAACTATGGGCAGGAATGGCAAAAGAAACCGCTCATCAAATCGGAACTCCCTTATCTTCATTAGTCGGTTGGGGTGAAATTTTAAAATCAGAAAATGTCAATCCTGAGTACCTCGTAGAAATGGAAAAAGATATTGCCCGATTAAAAGAGATAACAGAGCGTTTTTCTAAAATCGGTTCTATTCCCAATCTGGAAAAACTGGATATCGTCCACGAAACCAAAGAAACCTATTTGTATCTCCAGGCGAGAAGTTCTAAACTTATTAATTTTTCAATCAATCTTCCTGATTATCCTATAGAAGTATACCTGAATCGGCAATTATATAGCTGGACAATAGAAAATCTTGTTAAAAATGCGATTGATGCAATGAGAGGAAAAGGAAATCTTCATATCTCATTAACCGAAGATACCAAAAGAGTCTATATCAAGGTTAAAGATTCCGGTAAAGGGATCCCAAAAAGCAAGTTTTCTAAAATATTCGAACCTGGATACACCTCTAAGAGCAGAGGATGGGGATTGGGACTATCGCTAGCAAAAAGAATTATAGAAAGCTATCACTCCGGGCGAATTAAAGTCTATAAATCTGAAATAGGAAAGGGAACCTCTTTTCAAATCACCCTGCGTAAATCTGACCCTCTTGCATAA
- a CDS encoding DNA-3-methyladenine glycosylase I produces the protein MEIHRCAWCVGDSLYEQYHDEEWGVPLHDEQELFEFLILETFQAGLSWITVLKKRENFRNAFDNFDYQKIALYTDDKKQALLQNAGIIRNKLKVNATVSNAQAFIKIQEEFGSFDTYIWSFVNHTPIINSWAHHKDCPATTDTSDIISKDLKKRGFKFVGSTVIYAFMQAIGMVNDHVVDCFRHKEV, from the coding sequence ATGGAAATACACAGATGTGCATGGTGTGTTGGTGATTCTTTATACGAACAATACCACGATGAGGAATGGGGAGTTCCGTTACATGATGAGCAAGAATTATTTGAATTTCTTATTCTCGAAACATTTCAGGCAGGACTTAGCTGGATTACAGTTTTAAAAAAGAGAGAAAATTTCAGAAATGCCTTTGATAATTTTGACTATCAAAAAATTGCATTGTATACAGATGACAAAAAACAGGCTTTACTTCAAAATGCTGGTATTATCCGCAACAAACTAAAAGTAAATGCTACCGTATCAAATGCGCAGGCATTTATCAAAATACAGGAAGAATTCGGCAGTTTCGACACATATATCTGGAGCTTTGTCAACCATACCCCTATTATTAATTCCTGGGCGCATCACAAAGATTGTCCTGCTACTACTGACACCTCTGACATCATTAGCAAAGACCTGAAAAAAAGAGGATTCAAGTTTGTTGGCTCTACGGTTATCTATGCTTTTATGCAAGCTATAGGAATGGTTAATGATCATGTAGTAGATTGTTTCAGGCACAAGGAAGTATAA
- the upp gene encoding uracil phosphoribosyltransferase, with the protein MRVYNFGEKNSILNHFVSEIRDEEIQKDRMRFRKNIERIGEVLAYEMSKEILYTTQEIKTPLGVKKMSLPEKELVLCAVLRAGLPLYQGVLNYFDFAESSFISAYREHTNSDTDFEIITNYLATPSLEGKVLVIIDPMLATGSTLETTYKALQKQGEPKEIHIISVIGSAKGVAYVQDHFPVHTSLWIGAIDEELNNKGYIIPGLGDAGDLAYGSKL; encoded by the coding sequence ATGAGAGTATATAATTTTGGAGAAAAAAACTCAATACTGAATCATTTTGTATCAGAGATCAGAGATGAAGAAATTCAAAAAGATCGAATGCGGTTTCGCAAAAATATAGAACGAATTGGCGAAGTGCTGGCATATGAGATGAGTAAGGAGATTTTATATACTACTCAGGAAATAAAAACACCTTTAGGGGTGAAAAAGATGTCTTTGCCAGAAAAAGAACTGGTTTTATGTGCGGTACTTCGTGCCGGGTTACCTTTATATCAGGGGGTGCTGAATTATTTTGATTTTGCAGAGAGTTCATTTATTTCTGCTTATAGGGAGCATACGAATTCGGATACCGATTTTGAGATCATTACGAATTATCTGGCGACCCCTTCATTAGAAGGCAAAGTACTCGTAATTATAGATCCTATGTTGGCAACCGGAAGTACATTGGAAACAACTTATAAGGCATTGCAAAAACAAGGAGAGCCAAAAGAAATACACATTATATCTGTAATAGGATCCGCTAAGGGAGTTGCTTATGTACAGGATCACTTTCCTGTCCACACGTCTCTATGGATAGGTGCAATAGATGAGGAGTTGAATAATAAAGGGTACATTATACCGGGATTAGGAGATGCAGGAGATTTAGCATATGGAAGTAAATTGTAA